A portion of the Bombina bombina isolate aBomBom1 chromosome 11, aBomBom1.pri, whole genome shotgun sequence genome contains these proteins:
- the LOC128641591 gene encoding olfactory receptor 5V1-like, producing the protein MKNQTVLSEFLLIGFSSLHQFQFYLFMIFLLIYLMTLTWNLLIFLLIITDSHLHTPMYFFLSNLACIDICCSSVITPRMLFDLYTQSLTISVSACFLQFSVYSFLASSEIILLAVMSCDRYAAICHPLHYMTIMHWKVCAGLASGVWAVGLVYTICHALYILKLQFCGSNIIHSFFCDLPQLLLISCGDTSIYNFLILLLEGLYSVFTLVVTFGPYINIFDTVLRLQGKSSRFKAFSTCTTHLSVVFLFYGTAFVNYFSPKSRDSIVDNKLLSVCYTIVSPLLNPVIYSLRNKDIKDSLRRTVQNVNK; encoded by the coding sequence ATGAAAAATCAGACCGTATTGTCAGAGTTTCTATTAATAGGATTTTCAAGCCTTCACCAGTTCCAGTTTTATCTCTTCATGATCTTCCTTCTCATCTACCTGATGACTCTGACATGGAACCTTCTCATCTTTCTCCTGATCATCACAGACTCTCACCTCCACACCCCCATGTACTTCTTCCTAAGTAACCTGGCTTGTATAGACATCTGCTGCTCCTCAGTCATTACCCCGCGGATGCTCTTTGACTTATACACTCAGAGTTTGACGATCTCAGTATCAGCTTGTTTTTTACAATTTTCTGTATACAGCTTTCTAGCATCTTCTGAAATAATCTTGTTGGCTGTGATGTCCTGTGACCGATATGCTGCTATCTGTCATCCTCTACATTATATGACAATTATGCATTGGAAGGTTTGTGCCGGATTAGCTTCAGGTGTGTGGGCCGTTGGTCTTGTTTACACAATTTGTCATGCTCTGTATATTCTCAAATTACAATTCTGTGGCTCAAACATAATACACAGTTTCTTCTGTGACCTGCCCCAGTTGCTTCTTATCTCTTGTGGTGATACCTCTATCTATAACTTTCTCATTTTACTTTTAGAAGGACTATATTCAGTATTCACTTTAGTGGTAACTTTTggtccttatataaatatatttgacacAGTGCTAAGACTTCAGGGTAAGAGTAGCAGATTTAAAGCTTTCTCCACTTGCACTACACATCTGTCTGttgtctttttattttatggtaCTGCATTTGTTAATTACTTTTCACCAAAATCAAGAGACTCTATTGTTGATAACAAGTTACTTTCCGTGTGTTATACTATAGTGTCTCCCCTGTTAAATCCAGTGATCTACAGTCTTAGGAACAAAGACATTAAAGACTCACTAAGAAGAACTGTGCAAAATGTGaacaaatag